From Nostoc flagelliforme CCNUN1, a single genomic window includes:
- a CDS encoding protein kinase domain-containing protein, translated as MGYCINPLCTQRHNPDSAENCLACGNPLIINGRIRLLRPLRSLEQNPYTYTDVFEIEDIGTEEHPQPQIRVMKVLKWIDDSKLVELLKRESLILQILDHPGIPKSNREDYFTFRLNDNLLELHCLVMHKFEGENLTQWVQSYGRISQEMAYEWLLQLMEILDLVHRSGFFHRDIKPENIVHQPDGNLALVDFGGARQLSRTYFAKVSTSGGTTTGFGNGYEITAVRTACYSPLEQIHGQAVPQSDFYALGRTFVYLVTGISLIEIKMDEQTGRLIWRDKAFHIDKFLADLLDDMMAPFVGQRPQSTQIIIQRLQRLPSQSKLNRVIKSKPFKLTVFVLSLLSIIGLIYASLPLVAKYYLDAGKKAYKENQFDQAENDFQQAVYLNNSLKYTVADYLLNQGKEAYKENRIADAEKYFQTAIKYGHNLTNSVSNFYFEKGLQHQNDPKIARKNYELAIKYNPKDDSAYNNLAVACQQLQDYTCVSNTYEKIFRLKPNKWESHYGLGFFYDGQGKYDLAEKQYKLAIKSSSEAIFAIAALSRLKNKSGDYNTAVTLALQGLSKTENRELQASLYKDLGWARLMQNRLSESKKYLEKAIDLDGQRIDAYCLLSQIQEALGKNDDARISIAACILGKSGLPEVIMWREDLLDRILKK; from the coding sequence GTGGGCTACTGCATAAATCCTCTTTGCACCCAACGTCATAATCCTGATAGCGCTGAAAATTGTTTAGCATGTGGAAATCCATTGATAATAAACGGGCGTATTCGTTTGCTGCGCCCGTTGCGTTCTTTGGAGCAAAATCCATATACTTACACAGATGTTTTTGAAATTGAGGATATTGGCACAGAAGAACATCCTCAGCCTCAAATAAGAGTAATGAAAGTATTAAAATGGATTGATGATTCTAAGTTAGTTGAGCTACTTAAAAGAGAATCACTCATATTACAAATCCTAGACCATCCTGGAATTCCCAAGTCTAATAGGGAAGATTATTTCACATTTAGGCTGAATGATAATCTTCTAGAACTACATTGTCTAGTTATGCATAAGTTTGAAGGAGAGAACTTAACTCAGTGGGTACAATCTTATGGACGAATTAGCCAAGAAATGGCTTATGAATGGTTATTGCAGTTGATGGAGATTCTTGATTTAGTTCATCGGTCTGGTTTCTTCCACAGAGATATCAAACCAGAAAACATTGTTCATCAACCCGATGGGAATTTAGCACTTGTTGATTTTGGTGGAGCAAGACAGCTTAGTAGAACCTACTTTGCCAAAGTTAGTACCAGTGGAGGAACTACTACAGGATTTGGTAATGGTTACGAAATAACTGCTGTTAGGACAGCTTGTTACTCTCCCTTAGAGCAAATTCATGGACAAGCCGTACCACAGTCAGACTTTTACGCTTTAGGTAGAACTTTTGTTTACTTAGTCACAGGTATTTCTTTAATTGAAATCAAAATGGACGAGCAGACAGGAAGACTAATTTGGAGAGATAAAGCATTTCACATAGATAAATTTCTGGCTGATTTACTTGATGATATGATGGCTCCTTTTGTAGGGCAGCGCCCACAAAGTACTCAAATAATAATACAGCGTTTGCAGCGCTTACCTAGTCAATCAAAGCTTAATCGAGTAATTAAATCAAAGCCGTTTAAACTTACTGTGTTTGTATTAAGTTTATTAAGTATTATTGGTTTGATATATGCATCTTTACCTCTAGTAGCTAAATATTATTTAGATGCCGGTAAAAAAGCTTATAAAGAAAATCAATTTGACCAAGCTGAGAACGATTTTCAACAAGCAGTGTATTTGAATAATAGCTTAAAATACACAGTAGCAGATTATTTGTTAAATCAAGGTAAAGAAGCTTATAAAGAAAATAGGATTGCCGATGCTGAAAAATACTTTCAAACAGCAATAAAGTATGGACATAATTTAACTAATTCAGTCTCAAATTTTTACTTTGAGAAGGGTTTACAGCATCAAAATGACCCTAAAATTGCTAGAAAGAATTACGAACTAGCTATAAAATATAATCCTAAAGATGATAGTGCTTATAATAATTTAGCAGTAGCATGCCAGCAATTACAAGATTATACTTGCGTAAGTAATACTTATGAAAAAATTTTTAGGTTAAAGCCTAATAAATGGGAATCACACTACGGGTTAGGATTTTTTTATGATGGACAAGGTAAATATGATTTAGCTGAGAAGCAATATAAATTAGCTATTAAAAGTAGTAGTGAAGCTATATTTGCTATTGCAGCTTTATCAAGATTGAAGAATAAAAGTGGTGATTATAATACCGCTGTTACTTTAGCTTTACAAGGTTTAAGTAAAACTGAGAATAGGGAGCTACAAGCTTCGTTATACAAAGATTTGGGCTGGGCAAGATTAATGCAAAATAGATTGAGTGAGTCCAAAAAATATTTGGAAAAAGCGATTGATTTAGATGGTCAGAGAATAGATGCTTACTGCCTATTATCTCAAATCCAAGAAGCTTTAGGTAAAAATGATGATGCTAGAATTTCTATAGCAGCGTGCATTTTAGGCAAATCTGGTCTGCCGGAAGTTATTATGTGGAGAGAAGATTTACTAGATCGTATTCTCAAAAAGTGA